Proteins from one Clostridium cellulovorans 743B genomic window:
- a CDS encoding alanine racemase, with translation MNQIYINLSQLQRNFNILRSLIKPNTKFMIVLKGDACGHGMIPIANELINYNSDALGVVRLSEALTLRKAGIKIPIMIISPIMPSQTSWIITHDITPMVDNEEIIKALDKCAAEKNEIVSLKGFPGDIFMNRDK, from the coding sequence GTGAATCAAATATATATTAATTTAAGCCAGCTTCAGCGTAACTTTAATATCCTTCGCAGTCTAATTAAACCCAATACAAAGTTTATGATAGTTTTAAAGGGAGATGCTTGTGGACATGGAATGATACCTATTGCAAATGAACTTATAAATTATAACTCTGATGCTTTGGGAGTTGTTCGATTAAGTGAAGCTCTTACTTTAAGAAAAGCTGGCATTAAAATTCCTATTATGATAATTTCACCAATTATGCCCTCGCAAACCTCGTGGATTATTACTCATGATATTACTCCCATGGTAGATAATGAAGAAATTATAAAGGCTTTAGATAAATGTGCAGCTGAAAAAAATGAAATAGTTAGCCTGAAAGGGTTCCCAGGAGATATTTTTATGAACAGAGATAAGTAA
- a CDS encoding DinB family protein: MDLKSWNNDLKNLRQIILKEDKLEESKKLFFCLHARVHSSNISEINEKTFEDELWENLDEDKFRTATNEKGRTIAYGMWHCTRIEDITMNILVAKGEQVLHRGNWKEKINSGIIDTGNSLTPEQILEFSKTINMKELKNYRAEVGRMTRNIVKSLTFEDMKKTFQKHQLQRIIDEGAVLDVEASNWLIDFWGKKNVSGILLMPGTRHHVVHLNESFRAKKKS; this comes from the coding sequence ATGGATTTAAAATCATGGAATAATGATTTAAAAAATTTAAGACAAATAATTTTAAAAGAAGATAAGCTTGAAGAAAGTAAGAAGCTTTTTTTCTGTTTACATGCTAGAGTTCATTCATCAAATATATCAGAAATAAATGAAAAAACCTTTGAAGATGAATTATGGGAAAACTTAGATGAGGATAAGTTTAGGACTGCAACAAATGAAAAAGGTCGTACAATTGCATATGGTATGTGGCATTGTACCAGAATAGAAGATATAACGATGAATATATTAGTGGCTAAAGGTGAACAAGTCTTACATAGAGGAAATTGGAAAGAAAAAATTAACTCTGGAATAATAGATACAGGAAATTCACTGACTCCAGAGCAGATATTGGAATTTAGTAAAACTATCAATATGAAGGAATTAAAAAATTATAGAGCCGAAGTAGGAAGAATGACAAGAAATATTGTAAAAAGTCTAACTTTTGAGGATATGAAAAAGACTTTTCAAAAACATCAATTACAACGAATAATAGATGAGGGTGCTGTTTTAGATGTTGAGGCTTCAAATTGGTTAATAGATTTTTGGGGAAAAAAGAATGTATCAGGAATTCTATTAATGCCAGGGACAAGACATCATGTGGTTCATTTAAACGAATCTTTCCGTGCCAAAAAGAAATCTTAA
- a CDS encoding VOC family protein, protein MIQSLVHIALVVKDYDEAIEFYTKKLHFELIEDTYQPEQEKRWVVVSPPSSNGTTILLAKSSNVKQEDFIGNQAGGRVFLFLGTDDFWRDYNEMKKIGIEFVREPKSQDYGTVAVFKDLYGNLWDLVEFNKEHPMFKRVK, encoded by the coding sequence ATGATTCAATCATTGGTGCATATTGCTTTAGTAGTAAAAGACTATGATGAAGCAATCGAATTTTATACAAAAAAACTTCATTTTGAATTAATAGAAGATACATATCAGCCGGAGCAAGAAAAGAGATGGGTAGTAGTGTCTCCACCAAGTTCAAATGGGACAACAATATTACTTGCAAAGTCTTCTAATGTAAAGCAAGAGGATTTCATAGGAAATCAAGCGGGAGGAAGAGTTTTTCTTTTTCTAGGAACTGATGATTTTTGGCGTGATTATAATGAAATGAAAAAAATAGGAATAGAGTTTGTTAGGGAACCTAAAAGTCAGGACTATGGAACTGTTGCAGTGTTTAAAGATTTATACGGGAACTTGTGGGACTTAGTTGAATTCAACAAAGAACATCCGATGTTTAAAAGAGTTAAATAA
- a CDS encoding RICIN domain-containing protein, producing MSNKVKKLTSFILTLCLLLTLQFVQLPIHMFNNTITASAAALTTSRISVHDPSIVKANGKYYLFGTHRTNAVSSNLTSWSYFQTNTDYAKVFSIGGKWASHGSSTYDINGNLWAPDVIYNPTMKKWCMYMSVNGDKFYSSIALATASNIEGPYTYAGTIVYSGFVNSSQASETDYKTVTGKTTVDSKYLSNGAWNSSYGPNAIDPCLLYDKNGDLWMSYGSWFGGIFMLKLNKSTGLRDYSYTYQTTTNVSDKYFGTKISGGYGTTGEGSYIVYDKASGYYYLYESYCGLDATDNFSGYHIRLFRSKNITGPYVDARGNSAICKSANDDKSTKGIKLFGNYSFSSLSSVASSELSSKGYMSGGHNSAFIDDSGQRYLVYHTRFNNGTEGHQVRVHQQFLNEDGWPVTAVYEYLGSTISSSGYSSSDIVGTYEFVNHGLNATTAYTGMLKTSKVSLNSDGTITGDYSGTWKETSGSYFCTMVIGNVTYKGVFFKQYNESSAHNNTMTFSLIGSNNESIWGSKVSNSTISAPKLDGTYYIKNSLSGLYLDITQGSSADGTNLQQWGLGKYDSQKFKLVSDSDGYYSILTGASNYKSCLDVTNGAATDGANIAQWTYWGGDMQKFKIVKVSDNKYAFLTKCSNFNSCMDLYNMSKDSGANICQWTYWGGDGQLWELVSP from the coding sequence ATGAGTAATAAAGTAAAAAAACTCACGTCTTTTATCTTAACACTATGCTTACTGCTGACGCTTCAATTTGTTCAACTTCCAATTCATATGTTTAATAATACAATCACTGCTTCAGCTGCTGCCCTAACAACTTCAAGAATATCTGTTCATGATCCATCAATTGTCAAAGCAAATGGCAAGTATTATCTCTTTGGAACACATAGAACAAATGCTGTTTCATCAAACCTAACATCTTGGAGTTACTTTCAAACAAATACGGACTATGCAAAAGTATTTTCTATTGGAGGCAAATGGGCTTCACACGGAAGCAGTACTTATGATATCAATGGAAACCTTTGGGCTCCTGATGTTATCTACAATCCAACTATGAAAAAATGGTGTATGTACATGAGCGTTAACGGGGACAAGTTCTACTCTTCTATTGCTCTTGCAACAGCTAGCAATATAGAAGGTCCATATACCTATGCAGGAACAATAGTGTATTCAGGTTTTGTTAATTCTTCACAGGCTAGTGAGACAGACTACAAGACTGTTACAGGGAAAACAACTGTAGATAGCAAATACCTATCTAATGGAGCTTGGAATTCATCATATGGTCCTAACGCCATTGACCCTTGCTTGTTGTATGATAAGAACGGAGATCTATGGATGTCCTATGGTTCATGGTTTGGCGGAATCTTTATGCTAAAATTGAACAAGTCTACAGGCTTAAGAGATTATTCTTACACTTATCAAACCACTACAAATGTGTCAGATAAATACTTTGGTACAAAGATTTCTGGAGGCTACGGAACTACTGGAGAAGGTTCCTATATTGTATATGACAAAGCTTCAGGTTATTACTACTTATACGAATCTTATTGTGGCCTTGATGCTACTGATAATTTCAGTGGGTACCACATTCGTCTATTTAGATCAAAAAATATAACTGGTCCTTATGTAGATGCAAGAGGAAATTCTGCTATTTGTAAAAGTGCCAATGATGATAAGTCTACTAAAGGTATAAAACTCTTTGGTAACTACTCCTTTTCTTCCTTAAGCTCTGTGGCAAGCTCTGAACTTAGTTCAAAGGGCTATATGTCTGGTGGACATAACTCTGCTTTCATTGATGATTCTGGTCAAAGATATTTAGTTTACCATACAAGATTTAACAATGGTACTGAAGGTCATCAAGTTAGGGTTCATCAACAATTCCTAAATGAAGACGGCTGGCCAGTAACAGCAGTATATGAATATTTAGGTAGTACTATATCATCATCAGGTTATTCAAGCAGTGATATTGTTGGTACCTATGAATTCGTAAATCATGGTTTAAATGCAACTACTGCCTACACTGGTATGCTAAAGACCTCTAAAGTTTCCTTAAATTCTGATGGAACCATAACTGGCGACTATTCTGGAACTTGGAAAGAAACTTCTGGTTCATATTTCTGTACTATGGTAATAGGCAATGTTACTTACAAAGGAGTATTCTTCAAACAATACAATGAATCCTCAGCTCACAATAACACTATGACTTTCTCTTTGATAGGGTCAAATAATGAATCTATCTGGGGCTCGAAAGTTTCTAATTCTACCATAAGTGCACCTAAACTAGATGGTACCTATTACATCAAAAACTCTTTAAGCGGATTGTACTTAGATATTACCCAGGGTTCTTCTGCTGATGGTACCAATCTTCAACAATGGGGACTTGGAAAATACGATTCACAAAAATTTAAGCTAGTGTCTGACAGTGATGGCTATTACTCTATATTGACTGGTGCTTCTAATTATAAAAGTTGTCTTGATGTAACAAATGGTGCTGCTACTGATGGAGCAAATATCGCTCAATGGACCTATTGGGGTGGCGATATGCAAAAATTTAAAATTGTAAAGGTTTCTGATAATAAATACGCATTTTTAACCAAATGCTCAAATTTTAATTCTTGTATGGACCTTTACAATATGAGTAAAGATTCTGGGGCAAATATTTGTCAGTGGACTTACTGGGGCGGCGATGGCCAGCTTTGGGAACTAGTATCTCCTTAA
- a CDS encoding MerR family transcriptional regulator translates to MKDIYNIGELVKELNINKETIRYYEKIGLLSEPKKDENGYRIYSKKDIEIIRFILIVKNLGFSLREISILMHDEILCGNIEDIKKIVESKINEVNEKINNLEETKKLLEKVKGTILSKNIEGCEDIEIYLKK, encoded by the coding sequence ATGAAAGATATTTATAATATTGGAGAATTGGTTAAGGAATTAAATATAAATAAAGAGACTATAAGGTATTATGAAAAAATTGGGTTGCTTTCTGAACCTAAAAAAGATGAGAATGGATATAGAATTTATTCAAAAAAAGATATAGAAATAATTAGGTTTATTCTTATAGTTAAGAATCTTGGTTTCTCATTAAGGGAAATAAGCATATTGATGCATGACGAGATATTATGTGGAAATATTGAAGATATTAAAAAAATTGTTGAAAGTAAAATAAATGAAGTAAATGAGAAGATAAATAATCTAGAGGAAACTAAAAAGTTACTTGAAAAAGTCAAAGGAACTATATTATCAAAGAATATAGAAGGGTGCGAGGATATAGAAATTTATTTGAAAAAATAG
- a CDS encoding phosphotransferase family protein — MSYATVKPKIDLDEINILLEKIFPYPVEQIEEAPTGKIKKVYFLKYMGKAYVIRFSKDDKEFKFEKYLQEALKGEDFPLAKLLYNGSFNNYYYAISEKIEGVAINTLSEKEVKNTLPSIMEALTKLHSIDLAEATGYGWLDSNRDGTFDTFTGFLQSFFSREQEGFWKGWYDLFENSFLDYDIFKGLYKKMMELAPYCEGRRYLTHTDFHYNNLIINNLKLVGIIDWGGVSYLDFIFDLARLIMEFPDYNLLNEFQAFYKENNMDTSNFNQRFLCAALCHSLDGMRFWAKLGSIEAYKSILDNVLMILNKYEISRF, encoded by the coding sequence ATGTCATATGCTACAGTAAAGCCAAAGATAGATCTTGATGAGATTAATATTCTGTTAGAAAAGATTTTTCCATATCCTGTTGAGCAAATAGAAGAAGCTCCTACAGGGAAAATAAAAAAAGTGTATTTTTTAAAATATATGGGCAAAGCTTATGTAATTCGCTTTTCAAAGGATGATAAAGAATTTAAATTTGAAAAATATTTACAAGAAGCTTTAAAGGGGGAAGATTTTCCTTTAGCAAAACTTTTGTATAATGGTTCCTTTAATAATTACTACTATGCTATTTCAGAAAAGATTGAAGGTGTTGCGATTAATACATTAAGTGAAAAGGAAGTAAAAAATACACTACCAAGTATTATGGAAGCCTTAACTAAGCTTCATTCTATTGATTTAGCAGAGGCAACAGGCTATGGATGGTTGGACAGTAATAGAGATGGAACTTTTGATACTTTTACGGGATTCTTACAAAGCTTTTTCAGCAGAGAACAGGAGGGCTTTTGGAAAGGATGGTATGACCTCTTTGAAAATAGCTTTTTAGATTATGATATATTTAAGGGTTTATATAAAAAGATGATGGAGCTAGCACCATATTGTGAGGGTCGAAGATATCTAACACATACAGATTTTCATTATAACAATCTTATTATTAATAATTTAAAACTTGTAGGAATAATTGATTGGGGAGGGGTAAGCTATTTAGATTTCATCTTTGATCTGGCAAGATTAATTATGGAATTTCCAGATTATAATCTTTTAAATGAATTTCAGGCTTTTTATAAAGAGAATAATATGGATACTTCCAATTTTAATCAAAGATTTCTTTGTGCAGCTCTCTGTCATAGCTTGGATGGAATGAGGTTTTGGGCAAAGCTTGGAAGTATTGAAGCATATAAGTCAATTTTGGATAATGTTCTGATGATTTTAAATAAATATGAAATTAGTAGATTCTAA
- a CDS encoding GNAT family N-acetyltransferase: MSIEFKKVSDFNRGILFQLLKDAYSFDCRYEQSWYSNWQDCDNFFFDNLQIADKCGFITTLNDEAIGFVVWDPRNMPEYAEIGHNCIVPKYKGNGYGKIQLQEAVNRIIQNDVRKIIVTTNDDLISAQRMYESVGFTIHQKRKNQNIEDFVREYIDYVYFL; encoded by the coding sequence ATGAGTATTGAGTTTAAAAAAGTCAGCGACTTTAATCGAGGAATACTCTTTCAATTATTGAAAGATGCGTATTCCTTTGATTGTAGATATGAACAAAGCTGGTATTCTAATTGGCAAGATTGTGATAACTTTTTCTTTGACAATTTACAAATTGCAGATAAATGTGGGTTCATCACAACGCTGAACGATGAAGCCATCGGATTTGTTGTATGGGATCCGAGAAATATGCCTGAGTATGCGGAAATTGGCCATAACTGCATTGTTCCAAAATACAAAGGCAATGGTTATGGCAAAATACAGCTTCAAGAAGCAGTCAATAGAATCATACAAAATGATGTAAGAAAAATTATTGTAACCACCAATGATGACTTAATCTCTGCTCAACGAATGTATGAGAGTGTTGGGTTTACCATACATCAAAAAAGAAAGAATCAAAATATTGAAGATTTTGTTCGTGAATATATAGATTACGTATATTTTTTATAG
- a CDS encoding CD3324 family protein: MKYRNASEILPDKLLREIQKYASGEAIYIPLVTERQKWGEGSGARRYYEERNQKICEKHEAGASMEELAGIFNLSIETIRKIIYRK; this comes from the coding sequence ATGAAATATAGAAATGCTTCAGAAATTTTGCCAGATAAATTGCTTCGCGAAATTCAGAAATACGCATCAGGAGAAGCAATCTATATTCCTCTGGTTACTGAAAGACAGAAATGGGGGGAAGGATCTGGTGCACGAAGGTATTATGAGGAACGAAACCAGAAAATATGTGAAAAGCATGAAGCTGGTGCCTCTATGGAAGAATTGGCAGGTATTTTTAATTTATCTATAGAAACTATTAGAAAGATTATATATCGGAAATAA
- a CDS encoding EFR1 family ferrodoxin (N-terminal region resembles flavodoxins. C-terminal ferrodoxin region binds two 4Fe-4S clusters.), translated as MRIQYYIFQENEDTYVFAIATHGGASAEVLIKLRKILQSKDRVLNSGFLINMPGNNIFAYGASSIEKQNKIFEREKNKVGKIAAIIRERKNYKCEFSKLVIDILIDRVFIKATDKIVKNLHLSDKDFWINDNCNGCKLCEKICPVKNIRSNTDKPVWKHNCEQCTACIQYCPRQAIQWGKKTSKRKSYRNPNSNINELL; from the coding sequence ATAAGGATACAATATTATATTTTTCAGGAAAATGAAGATACTTATGTTTTTGCAATAGCAACTCATGGAGGAGCTTCTGCTGAAGTATTAATTAAATTGAGAAAAATATTACAGAGCAAAGATAGAGTATTAAATTCTGGTTTTTTAATTAACATGCCAGGAAACAATATTTTTGCATATGGGGCAAGTTCTATTGAAAAACAAAACAAGATTTTTGAGAGAGAAAAGAACAAAGTAGGTAAGATAGCTGCAATAATTAGAGAAAGAAAAAATTACAAATGCGAATTCAGTAAACTAGTAATTGATATATTAATTGATAGAGTTTTTATTAAGGCAACAGACAAGATAGTGAAAAATCTTCATTTAAGCGATAAAGATTTTTGGATTAATGATAATTGCAATGGTTGTAAGTTATGTGAAAAGATTTGTCCTGTAAAAAACATACGATCTAATACTGACAAACCAGTATGGAAGCATAATTGTGAGCAATGTACAGCCTGTATTCAATATTGTCCTAGACAAGCCATTCAATGGGGGAAGAAAACTTCAAAAAGAAAGTCATATAGAAATCCTAATAGTAATATCAATGAGCTGTTATGA
- a CDS encoding GNAT family N-acetyltransferase, which translates to MSITFRYYTDEDFLKLEELILASYQWGKPIWSFSRHEFCRGVHSAWANVKDNWRHTVGIWEEDGKIISAVICEGVWHGDAFFLFDSLERQKDSKLLEKMFHHAETHLSCFTNDYKEQSRYLHIVIPKEYSCVKNMAKERGYGLSQHTERSLILPFRGDKFDVVLPEGYRIADGNETPDFFLSNTHMFSFNYTLPIAETGEKGFHDLRTMPGYKPELDLCVLDQEGKPVGMAIIWYNEKMPYCELEPLGVVWWSRRKGVARALIYEAANRIMKIAPSCRGMLGGDQQFYWDLGFKVETTYETWDWSRKF; encoded by the coding sequence TTGAGTATTACTTTTAGATATTATACAGATGAGGATTTCTTAAAATTAGAAGAGCTTATTTTAGCAAGCTACCAATGGGGAAAGCCAATATGGAGCTTTAGTAGACATGAGTTTTGTAGAGGAGTTCATAGTGCATGGGCAAATGTAAAAGATAATTGGAGGCATACTGTTGGTATATGGGAAGAAGATGGCAAGATTATTTCAGCAGTTATATGTGAAGGCGTATGGCACGGAGATGCATTTTTTCTTTTTGATTCGCTAGAACGACAGAAAGACAGCAAATTACTTGAGAAAATGTTTCATCATGCAGAAACACATCTATCTTGTTTTACAAATGATTATAAAGAACAGAGTAGATATTTACACATTGTGATTCCGAAAGAATATAGCTGTGTAAAAAATATGGCAAAAGAAAGAGGGTATGGATTATCACAGCATACAGAAAGATCACTGATACTCCCATTTAGAGGTGATAAATTTGATGTTGTACTTCCAGAAGGATATAGAATAGCTGATGGAAATGAAACACCAGACTTTTTTCTTTCCAATACACATATGTTTTCCTTTAACTATACACTTCCAATTGCAGAGACTGGTGAGAAAGGATTTCATGACTTGAGAACAATGCCAGGATATAAACCAGAACTTGATTTGTGTGTTTTGGATCAGGAAGGAAAGCCAGTGGGAATGGCTATCATCTGGTATAATGAAAAAATGCCCTATTGTGAATTAGAGCCACTTGGAGTTGTATGGTGGTCCAGACGAAAGGGAGTAGCAAGAGCGTTGATTTATGAAGCAGCCAATCGTATTATGAAGATAGCTCCAAGTTGTAGAGGAATGCTTGGTGGAGACCAACAATTCTATTGGGATTTAGGTTTTAAAGTTGAAACAACTTATGAAACTTGGGATTGGAGCAGAAAATTCTAA